The proteins below come from a single Burkholderia contaminans genomic window:
- a CDS encoding chloride channel protein, which translates to MNAPHKRDFATNDRLPRIALLAAAIGLLSTLAAFVLLSLIHLFTNLFFYQQFSFADRSPANHTLGAWVIVVPVIGGLVVGLMARFGSEKIRGHGIPEAIEAILFGKSRMSPKVAILKPLSSGVVIGSGGPFGAEGPIIMTGGALGSLIAQCVHVTAAERKTLLVAGAAAGMTAVFGTPVAAVLLAVELLLFEWRPRSFLPVALACAVAGFARAVFFGVDPLFPLTTAAPTPVALLSCIVAGLLAGMLACGLSAALYRVEDTFAKLPVHWMWWPALGAIVIGIGGWLEPRALGVGYDVIGDLLHQHIALKIALALLLVKAMMWVIALGSGTSGGVLAPLLMLGAGLGTVLSPMLPGGDPALWPLVCMAATLGATLGAPLTAIVFAFGLTHDTNALLPLLAATLVAHGFATIVMKRSIMTEKIARRGYHIYREYGVDPLERHDIGEVMTSADLLVAIDGAATLDIVESQYFGAKQTHRAYPVVQNGRLLGLVDRATLDAQRAQAAADTPIAAAFANHAPAVAQAHETCRVVASRLAMLGLERLPVVADEQSMRLTGIVSRSDLIKPALQHFDDEQKRERFRPIVPANLRDIGTRKAG; encoded by the coding sequence ATGAACGCACCCCACAAACGCGATTTCGCGACCAACGACCGCCTGCCCAGGATCGCGTTGCTCGCCGCCGCGATCGGCCTGCTCAGCACGCTGGCCGCATTCGTGCTGTTGAGCCTGATCCACCTGTTCACGAACCTGTTCTTCTACCAGCAGTTCTCGTTCGCCGACCGCTCGCCGGCGAACCACACGCTGGGCGCATGGGTGATCGTCGTGCCGGTGATCGGCGGGCTGGTCGTGGGGTTGATGGCGCGCTTCGGTTCGGAAAAGATCCGCGGCCACGGCATTCCCGAAGCGATCGAGGCGATCCTGTTCGGCAAGAGCCGCATGTCGCCGAAGGTCGCGATCCTCAAGCCGCTGTCGTCCGGCGTCGTGATCGGCAGCGGCGGCCCGTTCGGCGCCGAAGGCCCGATCATCATGACGGGCGGCGCGCTCGGCTCGCTGATCGCGCAGTGCGTGCACGTCACCGCCGCCGAGCGCAAGACGCTGCTCGTCGCCGGCGCGGCCGCCGGCATGACGGCCGTGTTCGGCACGCCGGTCGCCGCCGTGCTGCTCGCGGTCGAACTGCTGCTGTTCGAATGGCGTCCGCGCAGTTTCCTGCCGGTCGCGCTCGCCTGCGCGGTGGCCGGTTTCGCCCGCGCCGTGTTCTTCGGCGTCGATCCGCTGTTTCCGCTGACCACCGCCGCGCCGACACCCGTCGCGCTGCTGTCATGCATCGTCGCGGGCCTGCTGGCGGGCATGCTCGCATGCGGCCTGTCGGCGGCGCTGTATCGTGTGGAGGACACCTTCGCAAAACTGCCGGTGCACTGGATGTGGTGGCCCGCGCTCGGCGCGATCGTGATCGGCATCGGCGGCTGGCTCGAGCCGCGCGCGCTCGGCGTCGGCTACGACGTGATCGGCGACCTGTTGCATCAGCACATCGCATTGAAGATCGCGCTCGCGCTGCTGCTCGTGAAGGCCATGATGTGGGTGATCGCGCTCGGCTCGGGCACGTCGGGCGGCGTGCTGGCGCCGCTGCTGATGCTCGGCGCCGGCCTCGGCACCGTGCTGTCGCCGATGCTGCCGGGCGGCGATCCGGCGCTGTGGCCGCTCGTATGCATGGCCGCGACGCTCGGGGCGACGCTCGGTGCCCCGCTGACCGCAATCGTGTTCGCGTTCGGCCTCACGCACGACACGAATGCACTGCTGCCGCTGCTCGCGGCGACGCTCGTCGCGCACGGCTTCGCGACCATCGTGATGAAGCGCTCGATCATGACGGAAAAGATCGCGCGCCGCGGTTATCACATCTATCGCGAATACGGCGTCGATCCGCTCGAGCGGCACGACATCGGCGAAGTGATGACGTCGGCCGACCTGCTCGTCGCGATCGACGGCGCAGCGACGCTCGATATCGTCGAGTCGCAGTACTTCGGCGCGAAGCAGACGCACCGTGCGTACCCGGTCGTGCAGAATGGCCGCCTGCTCGGTCTCGTCGATCGCGCGACGCTCGATGCGCAGCGCGCTCAGGCCGCGGCCGACACGCCGATCGCGGCCGCATTCGCCAACCATGCGCCTGCGGTCGCGCAGGCGCACGAAACGTGCCGCGTCGTCGCGTCGCGACTCGCGATGCTCGGCCTCGAACGCCTGCCCGTCGTCGCCGACGAGCAATCGATGCGTCTCACGGGCATCGTGTCACGCAGCGACCTGATCAAACCCGCACTCCAGCACTTCGA
- a CDS encoding MarR family winged helix-turn-helix transcriptional regulator → MNDTRRALAKSDFQQLSEFRYQMRRFERFSERAAQSEGVTPLQYLLLLHIKGYPHREWATIGELAERLQAQHHGVVALVTRCESLGLVKRKTSEADRRQVEVHLEPAGETLLARLAAMHRAELKSLKGAFQVPQIDY, encoded by the coding sequence ATGAACGATACCCGACGCGCGCTGGCGAAAAGCGATTTCCAGCAACTGTCCGAGTTCCGCTACCAGATGCGCCGCTTCGAGCGCTTCTCCGAACGCGCCGCGCAAAGCGAAGGCGTGACGCCGCTGCAATACCTGCTGCTGCTGCACATCAAGGGCTATCCGCATCGCGAATGGGCAACCATCGGCGAACTCGCGGAACGCCTGCAGGCGCAGCATCACGGCGTCGTTGCGCTGGTCACGCGCTGCGAATCGCTTGGCCTCGTGAAGCGCAAGACGAGCGAAGCGGATCGCCGGCAGGTCGAGGTCCACCTCGAGCCGGCCGGCGAGACGCTGCTCGCCCGTCTCGCGGCCATGCATCGCGCCGAGCTGAAGTCGCTCAAGGGCGCGTTCCAGGTTCCCCAGATCGATTACTGA